A DNA window from Drosophila sechellia strain sech25 chromosome X, ASM438219v1, whole genome shotgun sequence contains the following coding sequences:
- the LOC6615172 gene encoding uncharacterized protein LOC6615172: protein MNNKIIFKKLRNRIVPYSPPAILNPRNNRVRVRNAPAPQRNNSVQVEAALGEIAPTMAEVTVDVLAEADPNMEVEVMDEPLAEVEVLAEAGPMAEAEIEVMEEADLNNNTEDDDMAEVDIDPMAEVEMMADNDPTAEAEVLARAPRLGLNFWPRLTLRWMLKLWTELTLRLWLKLKL, encoded by the exons ATGAACAATAAGATCATTTTCAAGAAATTACGCAATCGTATCGTTCCATACTCCCCACCGGCGATATTAAATCCCAGAAATAACCGGGTTCGCGTTCGGAATGCGCCAGCACCACAACGTAACAACTCTGTTCAGGTTGAGGCTGCTCTTGGAGAAATAGCTCCGACTATGGCTGAAGTTACCGTTGATG TTTTAGCCGAGGCTGACCCCAATATGGAGGTTGAAGTTATGGACGAACCTCTGGCAGAGGTTGAAGTTTTGGCCGAGGCTGGCCCTATGGCTGAAGCTGAGATTGAAGTTATGGAGGAGGCTGACCTTAACAATAATACTGAGGATGATGATATGGCTGAGGTTGACATTGACCCTATGGCCGAGGTTGAAATGATGGCTGATAATGACCCTACGGCTGAGGCTGAAGTTTTGGCTAGGGCCCCGAGGTTGGGATTGAACTTCTGGCCGAGGCTGACCCTGAGATGGATGTTGAAGTTATGGACGGAGCTAACCCTACGGCTGTGGCTGAAATTGAAGCTATGA
- the LOC6615173 gene encoding LOW QUALITY PROTEIN: uncharacterized protein LOC6615173 (The sequence of the model RefSeq protein was modified relative to this genomic sequence to represent the inferred CDS: inserted 1 base in 1 codon) encodes MGTSMEEDYRMQDATFCSCFHVFMAQIIAVINNNKNKMAGQDQDDRIGSWFLRRTEXTGDAQRRGLKDELRDVDADAISTEFCSINDKL; translated from the exons ATGGGGACGTCGATGGAGGAGGATTACAGGATGCAGGACGCCACCTTTTGCAGCTGCTTCCATGTGTTCATGGCGCAAATAATCGCCgtcatcaacaacaacaaaaacaagatgGCAGGACAGGATCAGGACGACAGGATTGGGTCCTGGTTCCTGAGGAGGACAG GGACAGGAGATGCGCAGAGAAGGGGGCTCAAAGATGAGTTGAGAGACGTTGACGCTGACGCCATTAGCACCGAGTTTTGCAGCATCAACGACAAACTTTAA
- the LOC6615174 gene encoding uncharacterized protein LOC6615174 — MDVKQQLQAQDVDTDLGDVTTSSEALHNQDLNINSSLTTVCSTFPLNLRIESYHQWQPMDIDIGREDILERKLEMESEGMVQPAVSIPLALNATHP, encoded by the coding sequence ATGGATGTCAAGCAACAGTTGCAGGCGCAGGATGTGGATACGGATCTCGGCGATGTAACCACGAGCAGCGAGGCGCTGCACAACCAAGACTTGAACATAAATTCCAGTTTGACCACAGTGTGCAGCACTTTTCCGTTGAACTTGAGGATCGAAAGCTACCATCAATGGCAGCCGATGGACATCGACATTGGGCGTGAGGACATCTTGGAACGCAAATTGGAAATGGAGAGTGAGGGAATGGTCCAGCCCGCCGTGTCCATTCCACTCGCCCTAAATGCCACACATCCTTAA